From Halanaeroarchaeum sulfurireducens, a single genomic window includes:
- the hemE gene encoding uroporphyrinogen decarboxylase — protein sequence MRERFLRAARGQRTDRPPVWLMRQAGRYLPEYRELRADHSFREAISTPDVAEEISLQPWERFGVDGVVMYSDILVALEPLGLDYHIESGVGPVVADPIDGPTDVPGSHDPVDDSLDYVGDLLERLTERVGEEAAVIGFAGGPFTLASYAVAGEPSRSHVPVRGFRAAHPAAFDDLLAAFADVVVEFLQYQVEHGADVVQLFDTYAGLLGPEDYEEYVLPVHQRILDAVDVPTIIFVRNMAGRLDQLAASGADVVSLDWTVDIDAAREQLGDLPVQGNLDPSYLLGDPDFVAERTRELIDRAGSSGHILNLGHGVDRRTDPLAVEAFVRTAKSIER from the coding sequence ATGAGAGAACGGTTCCTCCGTGCCGCTCGCGGCCAGCGCACCGATCGACCACCGGTGTGGTTGATGCGACAGGCCGGGCGGTACCTTCCGGAGTACCGCGAACTGCGTGCCGATCACAGCTTCCGCGAGGCGATCTCGACGCCGGACGTGGCCGAGGAAATCTCCTTGCAGCCCTGGGAACGCTTCGGGGTCGACGGGGTCGTGATGTACTCCGATATCCTCGTCGCGCTCGAACCGCTCGGCCTCGACTACCACATCGAGTCCGGCGTCGGCCCGGTCGTCGCCGACCCCATCGACGGTCCGACAGACGTCCCGGGCTCCCACGATCCCGTCGACGACTCGCTGGACTACGTGGGCGACCTGCTGGAGCGGTTGACCGAACGGGTCGGCGAGGAGGCGGCTGTCATCGGGTTCGCGGGCGGCCCGTTCACCCTCGCCTCCTACGCAGTGGCCGGCGAGCCCTCGCGGTCCCACGTCCCGGTTCGTGGTTTCCGCGCCGCCCACCCGGCCGCCTTCGACGACCTGCTTGCGGCCTTCGCGGATGTCGTCGTCGAGTTCCTGCAGTACCAGGTCGAACACGGCGCCGACGTCGTCCAGCTGTTCGACACCTACGCGGGCCTGCTTGGCCCCGAGGATTACGAGGAGTACGTCCTGCCGGTCCACCAGCGGATCCTCGACGCAGTCGACGTCCCGACGATCATCTTCGTCCGGAATATGGCGGGCCGGCTGGACCAGCTCGCGGCGAGCGGAGCCGACGTCGTCTCTCTCGACTGGACGGTCGACATCGATGCGGCACGGGAACAACTGGGTGACCTCCCGGTGCAGGGGAACCTCGATCCTTCCTATCTCCTCGGCGACCCCGATTTCGTGGCCGAGCGCACCCGGGAGCTGATCGACCGGGCGGGATCGAGCGGGCACATCCTGAATCTTGGCCACGGCGTGGACCGGCGGACCGATCCGCTGGCCGTCGAGGCGTTCGTCAGAACCGCGAAGTCGATCGAGCGCTGA
- a CDS encoding CDC48 family AAA ATPase: MELTVKPLNQKYANNGIAAIDTSVMDELNLDDGNYISLESNHDSDVLRVWPGYPEDKDRNIIRIDGQTRKSLNSSIDEKVEIFTANIQPAESITIAISENLNFRGNADEYFRSNLAGQAVESGKTVFVDTNLETGQAFPIHVVKTRPESHVVVTDATYIQFNNHSAEYWRS; encoded by the coding sequence ATGGAACTAACTGTCAAGCCATTAAATCAAAAATACGCTAATAATGGGATCGCTGCTATTGACACATCTGTGATGGATGAATTAAACTTAGATGATGGAAATTATATTTCTCTTGAAAGTAATCATGATAGCGATGTCTTGAGGGTCTGGCCGGGATATCCGGAGGACAAAGATCGGAATATCATTAGAATAGATGGCCAAACACGAAAGTCTCTAAATTCATCAATTGATGAAAAGGTAGAGATCTTCACTGCTAACATCCAACCAGCAGAATCAATCACTATTGCCATTTCGGAGAATCTTAACTTTCGTGGAAATGCTGATGAGTATTTCCGATCCAATTTAGCGGGTCAGGCTGTGGAATCAGGAAAAACTGTGTTTGTGGACACCAACTTAGAAACGGGACAAGCGTTCCCTATACACGTTGTTAAAACAAGACCCGAAAGCCATGTTGTGGTAACTGACGCAACATACATCCAGTTCAATAACCACTCAGCCGAGTACTGGCGTTCCTGA
- a CDS encoding arsenate-mycothiol transferase ArsC: MGATTVAFVCVQNAGRSQMAYAFAKREVADRGLGADLKLLTGGTRPADHVHANVVDAMAEVGLDIVDRTPREITFEETRDSDYVITMGCSTEDVCPAGWAGENRDWDLEDPDEKSPEQVAKIRDDIEFRVTALFDELEVSP; this comes from the coding sequence ATGGGGGCGACGACGGTCGCTTTCGTCTGCGTGCAGAACGCCGGCCGATCTCAGATGGCGTACGCGTTCGCCAAGCGGGAGGTCGCCGACCGTGGTCTCGGTGCGGACCTCAAACTCCTCACGGGTGGAACCCGTCCGGCGGACCACGTCCACGCGAACGTCGTCGACGCGATGGCCGAGGTGGGCTTGGACATCGTCGACCGAACGCCACGCGAGATAACCTTCGAGGAGACCCGCGACAGCGACTACGTCATCACGATGGGCTGTTCGACCGAGGACGTCTGCCCGGCCGGCTGGGCCGGAGAGAACCGTGACTGGGACCTCGAGGATCCTGACGAGAAGTCGCCCGAACAGGTGGCCAAGATTCGCGACGATATCGAGTTTCGCGTCACGGCGCTCTTCGACGAACTCGAGGTCTCACCGTAG
- a CDS encoding ArsR/SmtB family transcription factor, with protein MSDSNGPGLAGDTESVSGTLRRVTGESCCEASFPENRRVDEKAVGGTVSVFKALANEKRVRIVEALRGGELCACELETILDAPQSTVASHLSELRDAGIVNTRKDGKWTYYRIADTASLQLLDLAAALGEDE; from the coding sequence ATGTCCGATTCGAACGGCCCGGGTTTGGCCGGGGACACCGAGTCAGTCAGCGGAACGTTGCGCAGAGTCACCGGCGAGTCGTGCTGTGAGGCGTCGTTCCCGGAGAACCGCCGGGTAGACGAAAAAGCGGTCGGGGGCACCGTCTCGGTCTTCAAGGCGCTGGCGAACGAAAAGCGCGTCCGGATCGTTGAGGCGCTCCGCGGGGGCGAGCTGTGCGCCTGCGAACTGGAAACCATACTCGACGCCCCGCAGTCCACGGTCGCATCGCACCTGTCCGAACTCCGTGACGCCGGCATCGTCAACACCCGGAAGGACGGAAAGTGGACGTACTACCGGATCGCGGACACGGCGAGTCTCCAGTTGCTCGACCTGGCCGCGGCCCTCGGGGAGGACGAATGA
- the folP gene encoding dihydropteroate synthase produces MRYDEAANFLLDLRRYRPSPGTESTADLLSWLDDPHEGPEYVQIAGSNGKGSTARMLERVLAETDLDVGLYTSPHLDDVRERIRVNDRIIPESAVTAFAERIQPRVTEQAADNDAPTFFEVLTTMALWYFGTENVDVAILEVGIGGRYDATSVVDPVASGVTSVTLEHTSVLGDTIAEIARDKATVAPAERPLVTGTTGAALEAVSETAGRVVTVGGPDADVTARYGGATEHYEGRVDLDAEDWAVETTIPLLGAHQARNAGIAAALARQVADVTDADLARGLRKGTWPGRFEVVDREPLVVLDGAHNPGGMTAVAETLADLSYDDLHVVVGSMQDKDHAGMADALPEPASVLTCRPDTDRAEDQDVLSTVFERHSDDVRARSSVEGAVDRAIEGADDDDCVLVTGSLSTVAEARRRWTRCLVPRTVDSLNDAARVLERAHVTSPGIWRMRAKGDHRVISTRVQKRQAQYLKEEMLSLGGECAISGLNDQHEEYLDVVLMGTLAQYNRLLDKLDGQPFGLSVFADELQDTLDIRSDSPETAYPWETGTAVMGILNVTPDSFHDGGLYETTEAAVERAEEMIAAGVDIIDVGGESTRPGADPVPPEIERDRVVPVVEALQDHDVLLSVDTRRAAVGRAALEAGADILNDVTGLDDPEMRFVAATHDVPLVVMHSIDAPVDPTADVEYDDVVDDVLAELAETVHRAEQAGLDRSQIIVDPGLGFGKTQRENFALLDRIDEFHALGGPVLVGHSHKSMFEAIDLDADERGPATVAATALAADRGADIVRVHDVKENVDAVKTVLATRSDDG; encoded by the coding sequence ATGCGTTACGACGAGGCGGCGAATTTCCTCCTCGACCTCCGTCGCTATCGACCCAGCCCCGGCACGGAGTCGACGGCGGACCTCCTCTCGTGGCTCGACGATCCCCACGAGGGGCCGGAATACGTCCAGATCGCCGGGTCCAACGGCAAGGGGAGCACCGCGCGGATGCTCGAACGAGTGCTCGCCGAGACGGACCTCGACGTCGGCCTGTACACCTCCCCACACCTGGACGACGTTCGCGAACGAATCCGCGTGAACGATCGCATCATCCCCGAGTCCGCCGTGACTGCGTTCGCGGAGCGTATCCAACCACGGGTCACCGAGCAGGCAGCGGACAACGACGCCCCCACGTTCTTCGAGGTGTTGACCACGATGGCGCTGTGGTACTTCGGTACCGAGAACGTCGACGTCGCCATCCTCGAGGTCGGCATCGGCGGCCGCTACGACGCGACGAGCGTGGTCGATCCCGTCGCTAGCGGGGTCACGAGTGTGACGCTGGAACACACGAGCGTGCTCGGCGACACCATCGCCGAGATCGCCCGGGACAAGGCAACGGTCGCCCCCGCGGAACGGCCGCTCGTGACTGGGACGACCGGAGCAGCCCTCGAGGCTGTTTCCGAGACGGCTGGTCGGGTGGTGACCGTCGGCGGCCCCGACGCCGACGTGACCGCCCGGTACGGAGGCGCCACCGAGCACTACGAAGGACGGGTCGACCTCGATGCCGAAGACTGGGCTGTCGAGACGACGATCCCGCTGCTGGGCGCCCACCAGGCGAGAAACGCCGGGATCGCTGCGGCGCTCGCCCGACAGGTCGCGGACGTGACCGACGCAGACCTCGCCCGTGGCCTCCGAAAGGGGACCTGGCCCGGCCGATTCGAGGTCGTGGACAGGGAACCGCTCGTCGTCCTGGACGGCGCGCACAACCCGGGCGGCATGACTGCGGTCGCCGAGACGCTCGCCGACCTGTCCTACGACGACCTGCACGTCGTCGTGGGCTCGATGCAAGACAAAGATCACGCCGGCATGGCCGACGCGCTTCCCGAGCCGGCCTCCGTCCTCACCTGCCGGCCCGACACCGATCGTGCGGAGGATCAGGACGTCCTGTCGACCGTCTTCGAGCGCCATAGCGATGACGTGCGCGCGAGGAGCAGCGTGGAGGGGGCCGTCGACCGGGCGATCGAGGGAGCCGATGACGACGACTGCGTTCTCGTGACGGGCTCGCTTTCCACCGTCGCCGAAGCCAGGCGCCGGTGGACCCGGTGTCTCGTCCCCCGAACAGTCGATTCGCTGAACGACGCGGCCCGGGTTCTGGAACGCGCACACGTGACGTCGCCGGGGATCTGGCGAATGCGAGCGAAGGGCGATCACCGCGTGATCTCGACCCGCGTGCAAAAGCGCCAGGCACAGTATCTCAAAGAAGAGATGCTCTCGCTCGGCGGGGAATGTGCCATCTCCGGGCTCAACGATCAGCACGAGGAATACCTGGATGTCGTCCTCATGGGCACGCTGGCACAGTACAACCGCCTGCTCGACAAACTCGACGGGCAACCCTTCGGGCTCTCGGTATTCGCCGACGAACTCCAAGACACGCTGGACATCAGGAGCGACTCACCGGAGACGGCCTATCCCTGGGAGACGGGCACGGCCGTCATGGGTATCCTGAACGTGACCCCCGACAGCTTCCACGATGGCGGACTGTACGAGACGACCGAGGCGGCCGTCGAGCGGGCCGAGGAGATGATCGCGGCGGGCGTGGATATCATCGACGTGGGCGGGGAGAGTACGCGCCCTGGGGCGGACCCGGTACCACCAGAAATCGAGCGAGATCGGGTCGTACCCGTCGTCGAGGCCCTCCAGGACCACGACGTTCTCCTCTCCGTCGACACCCGACGAGCGGCGGTCGGCCGTGCGGCGCTCGAGGCCGGGGCAGACATCCTCAATGACGTGACCGGGCTCGACGACCCGGAGATGCGGTTCGTGGCCGCGACGCACGACGTGCCCCTCGTCGTCATGCATAGCATCGACGCGCCGGTCGACCCGACTGCCGACGTCGAGTACGACGACGTGGTCGACGACGTACTGGCCGAACTCGCCGAGACGGTCCACCGCGCCGAACAGGCGGGTCTCGACCGATCACAGATCATCGTCGACCCCGGGCTTGGCTTCGGCAAGACCCAGCGAGAGAATTTCGCGCTCCTCGATCGCATCGACGAGTTCCACGCGCTCGGTGGCCCCGTTCTCGTCGGTCACTCACACAAGTCGATGTTCGAGGCGATCGACCTCGACGCCGACGAACGCGGCCCAGCGACCGTCGCTGCGACGGCGCTCGCTGCGGACAGGGGCGCGGACATCGTCAGAGTTCACGACGTCAAAGAGAACGTCGACGCGGTGAAGACGGTACTCGCCACACGAAGCGACGACGGGTGA
- a CDS encoding TSUP family transporter — MSSDPTDRTNNVLVGPHHYMLGIEAKVAAATSALVITGAGLSSVVSHLALETTPLWTLWVGSAVAVLAGSQVGSNLMAARLESRTIKKLFGVVLFGIAIVLFYQAFGG; from the coding sequence GTGTCATCCGATCCCACAGATCGGACAAACAACGTGCTCGTCGGGCCCCACCACTACATGCTAGGCATCGAGGCGAAGGTGGCCGCCGCGACCTCCGCACTCGTGATCACCGGTGCGGGGCTATCGAGCGTCGTCTCCCACCTCGCGCTTGAAACCACGCCACTGTGGACGCTCTGGGTCGGGAGTGCCGTCGCGGTCCTCGCGGGGAGTCAGGTCGGATCGAACCTGATGGCGGCTCGACTCGAATCCAGGACGATAAAGAAGCTCTTCGGCGTGGTCCTCTTCGGGATCGCGATCGTCCTGTTCTATCAGGCGTTCGGTGGCTGA
- a CDS encoding NAD(P)-dependent glycerol-1-phosphate dehydrogenase, which yields MFEKSTWIRLPRNVVMGHDVLADVGAVIADTHLTGRPLIVTSPTPKSVAGEPIVDQLEADGLDPLLTIVETANFQAVERVIETARSADVSYLLGVGGGKAIDIAKMAADDLGVDFISVPTAASHDGIVSGRGSVPDGDTRHSVAAAPPIAVIADTNVIAEAPWELTTAGCADIISNYTAVKDWQLANRLQNVEYSEYAGALSQMTAEMLVDRADSIKPGLEESAWLVVKALVSSGVAMSIAGSSRPASGAEHLFSHQLDRIAPGAALHGHQVGVGAIMIEYLHSGEKGAWHDVRDALERIDAPTTADELGVSAEDVVDALTSAHEIRDRYTILGGGISEEAAIQVATTTGVI from the coding sequence ATGTTCGAGAAATCGACGTGGATCCGCCTGCCGCGAAACGTCGTGATGGGCCACGACGTCCTCGCGGACGTGGGTGCGGTGATTGCGGACACCCACCTCACGGGGCGCCCGCTCATCGTCACGAGCCCGACGCCGAAGTCGGTCGCCGGCGAACCGATCGTCGACCAGCTGGAGGCGGACGGTCTCGACCCCCTGTTGACCATCGTCGAGACGGCGAATTTCCAGGCTGTCGAACGGGTCATCGAGACGGCCCGCTCGGCGGACGTCTCGTATCTATTGGGCGTGGGCGGCGGCAAGGCCATCGACATCGCGAAGATGGCCGCCGACGACCTCGGCGTGGACTTCATCTCCGTTCCCACCGCCGCGAGCCACGACGGGATCGTGAGCGGGCGGGGCTCGGTCCCGGATGGCGACACCCGTCACAGCGTTGCCGCCGCCCCACCCATTGCCGTCATCGCCGATACGAACGTCATCGCTGAGGCTCCCTGGGAGTTGACCACGGCCGGCTGTGCGGACATCATCAGCAACTACACCGCCGTGAAGGACTGGCAACTCGCGAATCGGCTGCAGAACGTGGAGTACTCCGAGTACGCCGGCGCGCTCTCGCAGATGACCGCGGAGATGCTCGTCGACAGAGCCGATTCCATCAAACCGGGCCTCGAGGAGTCCGCGTGGCTCGTGGTCAAGGCGTTGGTCTCCTCGGGAGTCGCGATGAGCATCGCCGGCTCTTCGCGACCGGCCAGCGGGGCCGAACATCTCTTCAGTCATCAGCTCGATCGCATCGCCCCTGGGGCGGCCCTCCACGGCCACCAGGTCGGCGTGGGGGCCATCATGATCGAGTACCTCCACAGCGGCGAAAAGGGGGCGTGGCACGACGTCCGGGACGCCCTCGAACGTATCGACGCTCCCACCACAGCCGACGAACTCGGCGTTTCTGCGGAGGACGTCGTCGACGCGCTCACCTCGGCACACGAGATTCGGGACCGGTACACCATCCTCGGCGGTGGTATTAGCGAGGAAGCCGCCATCCAGGTGGCGACCACGACCGGCGTCATCTGA
- a CDS encoding ArsR/SmtB family transcription factor, which translates to MGLRSERVERHLEDELDECRMEDVETRLSELDMLQSTARSDRVESDLAVLSPLGNETRYRLARVLVEADDELCVCELNAVVDVSESAISHALSDLRDAGLVTRRKDGRWRMYEATPVAFAIIDALDEVHDDE; encoded by the coding sequence ATGGGCCTCCGATCTGAGCGAGTGGAACGGCACCTCGAGGACGAACTCGACGAGTGCCGGATGGAGGACGTGGAGACACGCCTCTCGGAACTGGACATGCTCCAGTCGACGGCCAGGAGCGACCGGGTCGAATCCGACCTCGCAGTGCTCTCACCGCTGGGCAACGAGACACGCTATCGCCTGGCGCGCGTGCTCGTCGAGGCCGACGACGAACTCTGTGTCTGCGAACTCAACGCGGTCGTCGACGTGAGCGAGAGTGCCATCAGCCACGCGCTCTCGGACCTGCGCGACGCTGGTCTCGTTACCCGGCGCAAGGACGGACGGTGGCGCATGTACGAGGCGACGCCGGTCGCGTTCGCGATCATCGACGCCCTCGATGAGGTGCACGACGATGAGTGA
- a CDS encoding glycosyltransferase: MRVAFVSASTRQHEPTDRAERLHTLATELADRGHEIDVFTTQWWDGDPDTFEHDGIEYRAVTQQSTDWQFPFRVPGLLNKFDPDVIHADCNPSGYLLGAKAGGSLARTPVLAECYDPPTAQGTVGQTLSSLAVRSAGAVVTPSRTVRTRVRELGVSTEAVDVVPTGIEMERIRALEPADGGDIVYSRRLDEAANLETLLLALAEFREYDWTATVIGDGPERASYERQARDLRIQDRVDFVGERSIDERIALFKNAHVYVHTAEYTPFAVDLLRALAAGCVGLVEYHAESSAHELVEQRRRGFTATSAQELTERLAAAGDLERLNVDESFAEFDRRTFLERYLERYRELQS, encoded by the coding sequence ATGCGCGTGGCGTTCGTGTCGGCGTCGACGAGACAGCACGAGCCGACCGATAGAGCAGAGCGCCTGCACACCCTCGCCACGGAACTGGCCGACCGGGGCCACGAAATTGACGTCTTCACGACGCAGTGGTGGGACGGTGACCCGGATACGTTCGAGCACGACGGCATCGAGTATCGGGCGGTCACCCAGCAGTCCACCGACTGGCAGTTTCCGTTTCGAGTGCCGGGACTTCTCAACAAGTTCGACCCCGATGTGATCCACGCGGACTGCAACCCGTCGGGCTATCTGCTCGGCGCGAAAGCGGGCGGATCGCTCGCCAGGACACCGGTGCTCGCCGAGTGTTACGATCCGCCGACGGCCCAGGGGACGGTCGGACAGACGCTTTCCTCACTTGCCGTTCGCTCGGCCGGGGCGGTCGTCACGCCCTCGCGGACCGTCCGGACACGGGTCCGGGAACTGGGCGTATCGACAGAGGCCGTCGACGTCGTCCCGACCGGCATCGAGATGGAACGTATCAGGGCACTCGAGCCCGCGGACGGAGGCGACATCGTCTACTCCCGGCGCCTCGACGAGGCGGCGAACCTGGAGACGTTACTGCTTGCGCTCGCGGAGTTCAGGGAGTACGACTGGACGGCCACGGTCATCGGCGACGGTCCCGAGCGGGCCAGCTACGAGCGACAGGCCCGCGACCTGCGCATCCAGGACCGGGTGGACTTCGTCGGCGAGCGCTCGATCGACGAGCGCATCGCACTCTTCAAGAACGCCCACGTCTACGTCCACACGGCCGAGTACACGCCCTTTGCGGTCGATCTGCTTCGAGCCCTCGCCGCCGGTTGTGTCGGCCTCGTGGAGTATCATGCCGAATCGAGCGCCCACGAACTCGTCGAACAGCGTCGCCGTGGGTTTACAGCAACGAGCGCCCAGGAACTGACCGAGCGCCTGGCCGCCGCAGGGGACCTCGAGCGCCTGAACGTCGACGAATCCTTTGCCGAGTTCGATCGTCGGACGTTCCTCGAGCGGTATCTCGAACGATATCGCGAGCTACAGTCCTGA
- a CDS encoding helix-turn-helix domain-containing protein, protein MGEDREDVRFDRWGYRLEYRVQAPEACPVRRLDAEVTDVTVFWGDGTVNCDFVTRSDDGEISVRHYCHSNGEECPCSAVFENGAIPRVSPVRDESADELLITTYVGTPTTAESITASLHEVSSSVEVVDYREIGPDAEWSARVDLSALTDKQREAIRTAMYEGYYETPSETTIESLASLVGISSSAFATRLRNASTRLSGY, encoded by the coding sequence ATGGGGGAGGACAGGGAGGACGTCCGGTTCGACCGATGGGGGTACCGACTGGAGTACCGTGTGCAGGCCCCCGAGGCGTGTCCGGTCCGTCGGCTGGACGCCGAGGTGACGGACGTGACGGTGTTCTGGGGCGACGGGACGGTGAACTGCGATTTCGTGACGCGATCGGACGACGGCGAGATATCGGTACGACACTACTGTCATTCGAACGGCGAGGAGTGTCCCTGTTCTGCCGTCTTCGAGAACGGGGCGATCCCCCGCGTCAGTCCGGTGAGAGACGAATCGGCGGACGAGCTATTGATCACGACCTACGTGGGAACACCTACCACGGCAGAGTCGATAACGGCGTCGTTACACGAGGTGTCGTCGTCCGTCGAGGTCGTGGACTATCGGGAGATCGGGCCGGATGCCGAGTGGTCTGCGCGCGTCGATCTCTCGGCGCTGACGGACAAACAGCGCGAGGCGATTCGCACGGCGATGTACGAGGGCTACTACGAGACGCCCAGCGAGACGACCATCGAGTCGCTGGCGTCGCTCGTGGGGATCTCCAGTTCCGCGTTCGCGACGCGTCTCAGGAACGCCAGTACTCGGCTGAGTGGTTATTGA
- the arsB gene encoding ACR3 family arsenite efflux transporter: protein MSDAGNDSDCDAPDCADSGSMDFLDKYLTVWILGAMVAGVGLGYIAPSVTGPIQRYHLVEIGLILMMYPPLAKVNYGQLPTVFRNYKVLGLSLVQNWLIGPTVMFALALVFFSGLVPGLPARPEFFLGLVFIGMARCIAMVLVWNDLAEGSAEYAAGLVAFNSVFQIFTYGVYIWFFALFMPGLLGLEGLAAGIEAFGITPMQVFQAIAVFLGIPFAAGILSRVVGTRRKGVEWYEETFVPTISPVTLIALLFTVIVMFAMQGERIVGTPSDVLLIAVPLTIYFVVMFFVSFGMGREIGADYSTTTAIGFTAASNNFELAIAVAVAVFGVGSGVAFTTVVGPLIEVPVLLALVNVALYLQRKFDWRGYTTGSLEEPTGQPTEGGN, encoded by the coding sequence ATGAGTGACGCGGGAAACGATTCGGACTGTGACGCCCCGGATTGTGCGGATTCGGGGTCGATGGACTTCCTCGATAAGTACCTCACCGTCTGGATCCTCGGCGCGATGGTGGCGGGCGTCGGTCTGGGCTACATCGCTCCCTCGGTTACGGGACCCATTCAGCGGTATCACCTCGTGGAGATCGGGCTGATCTTGATGATGTACCCGCCGCTGGCGAAGGTCAACTACGGTCAGTTGCCGACGGTGTTCCGGAATTACAAGGTGCTCGGGCTGAGCCTCGTCCAGAACTGGCTGATCGGGCCGACGGTCATGTTCGCGCTGGCCCTGGTCTTCTTCAGCGGACTGGTGCCGGGTCTCCCTGCGCGGCCGGAGTTCTTCCTCGGACTCGTGTTCATCGGGATGGCGCGATGTATCGCTATGGTGCTCGTCTGGAATGACCTCGCGGAGGGCTCGGCGGAGTACGCCGCCGGTCTCGTGGCGTTCAACAGCGTCTTCCAGATCTTCACCTACGGCGTCTACATCTGGTTCTTTGCCCTCTTCATGCCAGGTCTGCTCGGACTCGAGGGGCTCGCCGCGGGCATCGAGGCGTTCGGTATCACGCCGATGCAGGTCTTCCAGGCCATCGCCGTCTTCCTGGGTATCCCATTTGCGGCCGGCATCCTCTCGCGGGTGGTCGGCACCCGCCGGAAGGGCGTCGAGTGGTACGAGGAGACGTTCGTGCCGACCATCAGCCCGGTGACGCTGATCGCGCTCCTCTTCACCGTCATCGTGATGTTCGCGATGCAGGGCGAGCGCATCGTCGGCACGCCGAGTGACGTCCTCCTCATCGCCGTGCCGCTGACCATCTACTTCGTCGTGATGTTCTTCGTCAGCTTCGGAATGGGCCGGGAGATCGGCGCCGACTATTCGACGACCACGGCCATCGGATTCACGGCCGCCTCGAACAACTTCGAACTCGCCATCGCCGTCGCGGTGGCCGTCTTCGGGGTCGGCTCCGGCGTGGCGTTCACGACGGTCGTCGGCCCCCTCATCGAGGTGCCGGTCCTCCTCGCGCTGGTCAACGTGGCGCTGTACCTCCAGCGGAAATTCGACTGGCGCGGGTACACGACCGGGTCTCTCGAAGAGCCGACGGGACAACCGACGGAGGGGGGTAACTGA
- a CDS encoding permease → MIPAGTETALLDSWDYFVHLAMVLTPLFIGASFLVGLAQEYLPPERVEAMLRSRDQGTGNVLAAGLGAVTPFCSCSTVPVLAGLLGAGAPVGMSFSFLLASPIVNWIAVFLLFGLFGAGVTAAYVVTALFAAIVGGLVIGSLDLDGHVKDVRITAGGREITTDGGTATGCACSTVPKRTHRQRITAAAEGALSFFRETLPYIVVGIAIGALIHGAVPASFLQRIAGPGNPLATPLAALAGAPLYVSISGMLPIAHSLAEQGIPIGTVMAFVIGGAGISIPNLILLNKLFERQLLVIYASTVVTTGIVVGVLFNTVLAPIF, encoded by the coding sequence ATGATCCCGGCGGGCACCGAGACCGCGCTGCTCGACTCCTGGGACTACTTCGTCCACCTGGCGATGGTCCTCACGCCGCTGTTCATCGGGGCGTCGTTCCTCGTGGGCCTCGCACAGGAGTACCTCCCGCCCGAACGCGTTGAAGCGATGCTCCGCTCGCGAGACCAGGGGACCGGGAACGTCCTCGCCGCTGGACTCGGTGCGGTGACGCCGTTCTGTTCGTGTTCGACCGTTCCCGTTCTCGCTGGCCTGCTGGGCGCCGGTGCTCCGGTGGGCATGTCGTTTTCGTTCCTGCTCGCCTCACCCATCGTCAACTGGATCGCTGTGTTCTTGCTGTTCGGCCTCTTCGGCGCGGGCGTCACTGCCGCGTACGTCGTCACGGCGCTGTTCGCGGCGATCGTCGGTGGCCTCGTTATCGGCAGTCTGGACCTGGATGGCCACGTCAAGGACGTTCGCATCACGGCGGGTGGACGGGAGATCACGACCGATGGTGGGACCGCGACGGGGTGTGCGTGCAGTACGGTGCCGAAGCGAACCCATCGCCAGCGGATCACCGCTGCAGCGGAGGGGGCGCTTTCGTTCTTCCGGGAGACGCTTCCCTACATCGTGGTCGGCATCGCGATTGGCGCGCTGATTCACGGCGCGGTCCCGGCCTCGTTCCTCCAGCGCATCGCCGGGCCGGGGAACCCGCTCGCGACCCCGCTCGCCGCGCTCGCGGGTGCGCCCCTGTACGTGAGTATCAGCGGGATGCTCCCCATCGCGCACTCGCTGGCGGAGCAGGGAATCCCCATCGGGACGGTGATGGCGTTCGTCATCGGTGGCGCCGGCATCAGCATCCCGAATCTTATCCTCCTGAACAAGCTGTTCGAACGGCAGTTGCTGGTCATCTACGCGAGCACCGTCGTCACCACCGGCATCGTCGTCGGCGTCCTCTTCAACACGGTGCTGGCACCGATATTCTGA